From a single Amphiprion ocellaris isolate individual 3 ecotype Okinawa chromosome 18, ASM2253959v1, whole genome shotgun sequence genomic region:
- the LOC111582277 gene encoding stonustoxin subunit beta-like — METAPQTCVVRGSSSEETAALGRPFTLGMLYDRQRDELIPGITLWDENTLQSHTVETPQHSSGFEITASDSIESKSSLLDVDASLKASFMSGLIEVEGSAKYLNDKKKSKNQSRVTLQYKVTTNFKQLSMTNISSMSPEQIHVIEKSSATHVVTGILYGANAFFVFDSEKLDANSVQDIQGSMKAVIKKIPSFNVDGKVDIKLTDEEKNTTDKFTCKFYGDFILHDNPATFTDAVKTYIQLPKLLGEKYENVVPLKVWMMPLKMLHSEAPEMTTGISVGLIRRAQDALQDLHHLESCCNDILDDTVVKAFPNIQEKLNTFQKLCMYFSSSLQETIAKKLPSIRAGEEDEKELKKVFDDKDKSPFSNDKLTKWTEDMEREVNVIRSCVEIMEGIKIASNQSQLDKAVLDPEVEDVLCFVFTSLEPADPYLQEMSEYMDPLKLEGSGGVLLPTRDQWFFSDEVIKEMRQKARVIHDLAKALKNNRQLCFLVAAFSNVEHKGASIYHYRNGSLVTDDFSRPNVTDVENIKDRSDLIWYACDLTLDPDTAHCKLTLSDGNKKATHGQRQSYPDFPQRFDEVVQVLCRESLTGRCYWEVELNIAKGADATAAVCYSSLQRKGKSSLNGIGWNNISWSLGHKWEPGPVFYAEHDARCVSYPVPPSGCTRLGLYLDWSAGTLSYYTVSANTLSHIHTYRTKFSGPVYAAFKLWTEGSYIFLCL; from the exons GCATCACATTGTGGGATGAAAACACCCTGCAATCACACACAGTGGAGACGCCTCAGCACAGCAGTGGGTTTGAAATCACTGCATCTGATTCCATTGAATCCAAGTCCTCTCTGCTGGATGTTGATGCTTCCCTGAAGGCCAGTTTCATGAGTGGACTGATTGAAGTTGAAGGATCCGCCAAGTATCTGAATGACAAGAAGAAGTCCAAGAATCAGAGCAGAGTGACACTTCAGTACAAAGTTACCACCAACTTCAAACAGTTGTCGATGACTAACATTTCATCGATGAGCCCTGAACAGATCCATGTTATTGAGAAGAGCTCTGCGACACATGTCGTCACTGGCATCCTTTATGGGGCAAatgctttctttgtgtttgacaGTGAGAAGTTAGATGCCAACAGTGTTCAGGACATCCAGGGAAGCATGAAAGCTGTGATCAAGAAGATCCCCTCATTTAACGTTGACGGAAAAGTTGACATCAAGctgacagatgaagaaaagaacacaactGACAAATTTACCTGCAAATTCTACGGAGACTTCATTCTTCATGACAACCCTGCAACATTTACAGATGCAGTGAAGACATACATCCAGCTTCCAAAACTACTGGGAGAAAAATACGAAAATGTGGTTCCACTGAAGGTCTGGATGATGCCTTTGAAGATGTTACACTCAGAAGCTCCCGAGATGACAACTGGGATCAGTGTCGGACTCATACGAAGGGCTCAAGATGCTCTGCAGGATCTGCATCATCTGGAAAGTTGCTGCAATGATATTCTCGATGATACAGTGGTGAAAGCTTTTCCAAACATCCAAGAAAAGCTCAACACCTTCCAGAAACTCTGCATGTATTTCAGCTCTTCACTCCAAGAGACGATCGCCAAGAAACTTCCCTCCATCAGGGCAGGTGAGGAAGACGAGAAGGAATTAAAGAAGGTCTTTGATGATAAAGACAAGTCACCTTTCAGCAACGACAAGTTAACCAAGTGGACAGAAGATATGGAAAGAGAAGTGAACGTCATCCGTTCATGTGTGGAGATAATGGAAGGAATAAAGATCGCCTCAAATCAGTCACAGCTGGACAAAGCGGTTCTAGATCCAGAGGTAGAGGATGttctctgctttgttttcacCTCCTTGGAACCTGCTGATCCCTATCTTCAGGAAATGTCTGAGTACATGGATCCACTGAAGTTAGAAGGTAGTGGGGGAGTCCTTCTACCTACCCGGGACCAGTGGTTCTTCTCAGATGAAGTGAtaaaagaaatgagacaaaaagccAGAGTTATTCATGACCTAGCCAAAGCTCTGAAGAACAATCGCCAACTTTGCTTCCTTGTAGCAGCATTTTCAAATGTGGAACACAAAGGAGCAAGCATCTACCACTACAGGAACGGCAGCCTGGTCACTGATGACTTCTCCAGGCCTAATGTCACTGATGTGGAAAACATAAAAGACAGAAGTGATTTGATCTGGT ATGCCTGTGATCTCACCCTGGATCCAGACACTGCTCACTGCAAACTCACTCTGTCTGACGGAAACAAGAAGGCGACTCATGGACAGAGGCAGTCGTATCCTGACTTCCCTCAGAGATTTGATGAGGTAGTCCAGGTTCTGTGCAGAGAGTCGCTGACTGGGCGttgttactgggaggtggaattgaaCATAGCCAAAGGTGCTGatgctactgctgctgtttgctaCAGCAGCTTACAGAGGAAAGGGAAAAGTTCCTTGAACGGGATTGGATGGAACAACATTTCCTGGTCTTTAGGCCACAAGTGGGAACCAGGACCGGTTTTCTACGCAGAGCATGATGCCAGATGTGTCAGTTACCCTGTTCCTCCTTCTGGCTGCACCCGACTGGGTTTGTACCTGGACTGGTCTGCAGGTACTCTGTCCTACTATACGGTCTCAGCCAACACACTGAGCCACATTCATACCTACCGCACTAAATTCTCTGGGCCTGTTTATGCTGCCTTCAAGCTCTGGACAGAAGGCAGCTACATATTCTTGTGTCTGTAA